The DNA region CCAAAGTCCCTTTTTACAGGAGGGGTTGACGGCCCCATTGGTCTATGCCACCTTCATCCACCATCAAGAGGTGAGCTGTCCAGTGGACTTCACTGGTCAGGTGGTCAGGTCTCTGCCCCGTTGAGGTGAACCGTGAAGTACCGCTTGCTTGCCGGCGTGTCCGCGCTCGTGACGGCCGCCGCCCTCAGTTCCTGCAGTTCCGCGGAAGACGGTGCCGACGAGGCCGGGGGCAGGACCGCGGTCGACGTCTGGCTGATGCGCGACAGCGTCTCGGCCGCGTTCCAGAAGGAGTTCACGGCGGGTTTCGAGGCCACGCACCCGGACATCGACGTCAGGATCCAGATCCAGGAGTGGGACGGCATCGGCCAGAAGATCACCGCCGCCCTGGCGAGCAACGACGCCCCGGACGTCATCGAGGCGGGCAACACGCAGGTGGCCCAGTTCGCGGGGAGTGGCGGCCTGCTGGACCTCAGCGACAGGAAGGACGAGCTGAACGGCGAGGACTGGCTGAAGGGCCTGGCCGAACCCGGCTCGTACGAGGGCAAGCAGTACGGCATCCCGTACTACGCGGCCAACCGCGTCGTGATCTACCGGACCGACCTGTTCGAGAAGGCCGGCGTCGACGCCAAGCAGATCACCACGCGTGAGCGGTGGATCGACGCCACCACGAAGCTCGACAAGGGCGGCACGCAGGGCATCTACCTGCCCGGCCAGCTCTGGTACGCGCTGGGCGGCTTCATCTGGGACGAGGGCGGCGACTTCGCCACCGAGTCCGGCGGCCGGTGGAAGGGAGCGCTGGACACTCCCGAGGCGATGCGGGGCATGGCCTTCTACGCCCGGCTGCAGGCGCTCGGCAAGGGTCCCAAGGACTCCGACGAGGACGATCCGCCGCAGGCCGAGGTGATGGCCCAGGGCCAGGTGGCCCAGGTCATCTCCACCCCGGGCGGAGCCAACGTGATCATGGAGAACAATCCCGCCCTCAAGGGGAAGCTGGGCTTCTTCCCGATCCCCGGCAAGACGGCCGGGACACCGGGGGCGGTGTTCACCGGCGGTTCGGACCTGGTCGTTCCCGCGGCGGCGGGCCACCCCGACGCGGCACTGACCTTCATCAAGGAGCTCACGGGCGACGCCTGGCAGAAGAAGCTCGCGGTGGCCATGAGCTACGTGCCCAACCGGACCACGCTGGCCTCGGCCGTGGCGGACGACCCCGGCGCCTCGGCGATGGCCGTCGGCGCGGCGAACGGCCGTGCGACGCCGAACACCCCGGGCTGGGCGGCGGTGGAGGCAGAGAACCCGGTCAAGGACTACATGACCGCCGTCCTCACCGGCGGTGACACCGCCGAGGAGGCGGCCAAGGCCTCCGCGGACATCACCCGGGCCATGAACGCCGGCTCCTGACCCGGCCCCCACCCGTTTCCCGCCACCGAGAGGAGGCCCCGCCGTGCCGGCTGTCCGTGAACGGCACGCGCCACGCGTCCACCGCCCCCCGAAGGCACCACCGGGGCGGCGGCCCGGACGGCCCCCGCGCAACCTCTGGCCGTACGCCCTGATCGCGCCCGCGATCGGCGGCATGCTCTACCTGCTCGTGTATCCGCTGGTGCGGGCCGTGGTGATCTCCCTGCAGGACTTCCGGCTCCGCCAGCTGATCAGCGGGGACGCCGAGTTCGTGGGGCTGCGAAACTACCGGACGCTGTTGTCGGACCCTCGCTTCTGGGAGGTCACCGGCCGCACCTTCGTCTTCATGGCCGTCGGCGTCGTGCTGATCCTGGTCATCTCCACCCTGGTCGCGCTGATGACGGAGCGGCTGGGCCGGGTCGGACGTACGGTCGTGCTCTGCTCGCTGGTGCTCGCCTGGGCCATGCCGGTGGTCGCGGCCACGACCGTCTTCCAGTGGCTGTTCCACTCCGAGTTCGGCATCGTCAACCAGCTGCTGACGGCGCTCGGCTTCAGGTCCTTCGACCGCTACCCGTGGTTCGCGAACGGGACGGCGTCCTTCACGATCCTCGTCACCCTGATCGTCTGGCAGTCCGTGCCGTTCGCCGCGGTCACCCTGTACTCCGCGCTGACGACCGTCCCCGCCGAGCTCTACGAGTCGGCCCGCCTGGACGGCGCGTCCGGCTCCCGCATCTTCCGCTCGGTCACCTTCCCGATGCTCCGGCCGATCTTCATGCTGGTCCTGTCGCTGGAGGTGATCTGGACCTTCAAGGCGTTCGTCCAGATCTGGGTGATGACCCGCGGCGGGCCCGGTGACGCCACCACGATCCTTCCCGTGTACGCGGTCCAGACGGCGCTCTCCAGCCAGCGCTACGACCTGGGCTCCGCCGCGTCGATGATCACCGTGGTGCTGATGTCGGGGGTGCTGGTCCTCCACTTCCGCCAGATGTTCCGTCAGGAGGACGACTTACCATGACCCTGCCGCGCCCCCGCGTCCGGCGGATCCCGCTGAACGCCGCCGCCGTCGTGACCGTCGTGGTCTGCCTGTTCCCGGTCTACTGGATGGTCACCACCGCCTTCAAGCCGTCCCGGGACATCCAGTCCTCCGAGCCCCGGATCGTTCCCCGCACCTGGACGCTGGACCACTTCCGCCGGGCCGTGCAGGCGGACGGTTTCGAACTGTTCTGGCGCAACAGCGTCCTGGTCACGCTGGGGGCCGTGCTGCTCTCGCTCGCCGTGGCGCTCGGGGCGTCGTTCGCCGTCGCACGGCTGCGGTGGAAGGGCCGGCGCCAGTTCATGCTGCTGGTCTTCGTCGCCCAGATGGCGCCCTGGGAATCGCTGATCATCCCGATCTACATCATCTCGCGCGACACGGACATGCTCGACCGGCTGCCGACGCTCACCCTCGTCTACTTCATGATCACACTGCCGTTCACGATCGTGGTGCTGAGGGGTTTCCTCGCCACGATCCCGCCCGAACTGGAGGAAGCCGCCCAGGTCGACGGCTGTACCCGGACGGGCGCCTTCGTGCGGGTGGCACTGCCGCTGCTCGCCCCCGGCCTCATGGCGACCTCGCTCTTCGGATTCATCACCGCCTGGAACGAGTTCGCCTACGCCAACTTCCTGATCATCAAGCAGCAGGACAACCGCACGCTCCCGGTCTGGCTCTCCTCCTTCCAGAACACCTTCGGCACGGACTGGGGCGCCACCATGGCCGCCTCGACGCTCTTCGCACTGCCCGCGCTCGTGATCTTCCTGCTGCTCCAGCGCCATGTGACCTCCGGCTTCGCGGCCGGCGCCGTCAAGGGCTGAGCCCGGCCGGAGGCCGCGTCCGCCCCGCGGGCCCACGCCCCCGCGGCCGTCCCCGCGAAACGCCCGAGATCCGAATCCGGAGGCCCCCGTGCCCGCATCACGCCCCGAGCTCTCCCTCCTCCCCCGTCCCGGCAAGGTCTCGCCGCGGCCCGGCCGCTTCGTCCTCGGCCAGGACACCTCCGTACGCGCCCTGCCGGGTGCGGAAGGGGCGGCGGACCTGTTGCGCACACTCCTCGGGCCGACGACCGGCCTGCCCTTGACGCCCTCCGCGGACGGCCGTGTCGTCCTGGCGCTCGATCCGCAGCTCGGCGGACTGGGCGACGAGGGGTACGGCCTCACCGTCGGGCCCCAGGCGCTTCTGCTGCGCGCCGCCCGGCCGCAAGGGTTGCTCCGGGGGATCCAGACGATCCGGCAGCTGCTGCCGCCCGAAGCCCTCTCGGGTGGTGCGCGCGGCATGACCTGGGAGCTGCCGTGCGTCGAGATCAGCGACGTACCGCGCTACCCCTGGCGCGGCGCGATGCTCGACGTCGCCAGGCACTTCCAGCCCGTCTCCTACCTGCGCCGGTACGTGGACCTGATGGCGCTGCACAAGCTCAACGTCCTCCATCTGCACCTCACCGACGACCAGGGCTGGCGCATGCCGGTCGACGCGTTCCCCCGGCTGACGTCGGTGGGCGGCCACCGGTCCCAGTCCCTGGCCGACGGGGTGCCGCACGGGGGTGCGTACACCAGGGCGGAGCTGCGTGACCTGGTACGCCACGCGCGGGAGCGGGGGGTGAGCGTCGTGCCGGAGATCGAGATGCCCGGCCATGTGCGCGCGGCCCTCGCGGCCTACCCCCACCTGGGCAACCACCCCGAGCGGCGCCTCGACGTGTGGACCAGGTGGGGCGTCTGCGACACCGTGCTGGGCGTCCACGAGGAGGTCTTCGACTTCTGCCGGACGGTGCTGGAGGAGGTCATGGACGTCTTCCCGTCGCCGTACGTCCACATCGGCGGCGAGGAGTGCCCGACCACCGAGTGGGAGGACAGCCCGGCGGCCAGGGCCCGTGCGGCGGCCGAAGGGCTGGCCGGCCCCCAGGAGCTGCACGGCTGGTTCATGGGCCGCATCGGCTCGTTCCTGGTGGAGCACGGCCGCCGGCCCACCGGCTGGGCCGAGAGCGGCAGCGAACTGCCCCCCGAGTTCACGGTGATGACCTGGCGCGATCCGGCCCATGCCCGCACCGCGGCCCGGCGCGGGCACCGGGTGGTGACCGCGCACCACCGTGCCACCTACCTCGACTACGCCCAGTCCGCGGATCCGGAGGAGCCCCAGGCCCAGCCGGGCGCCCCCGTCCCCCTGTACGCGGTCCACGCCAACGAGCCGGTGCCGCACGACTGGGAGCCGGAGGAGGCGTCACGTGTCCTGGGCACCCAGGCGCAGTTGTGGACCGAGTACGTGACGACGCCGGACCGGATCGAGTACCTCACCTATCCCAGGCTGTGCGCACTGGCGGACCGGGCCTGGTCCGGCGGCCCCGGTGACTGGCCCGGATTCGTCGAGCGACTGCGCCACCACACGGCCCGGCTGGACGCCCTCGGCGTCCCCTACCGGCCTCTGACCCCGCGGTCCCTGATGACCGCGGCCGCAGGTACAGCGCCAACCCCCCGGTAGCTCATCCCCCACCGTTCCGGAGAGGAACACCGCCATGAGGACATTCCGCAGGAGCCGTATCCGCGCGGCTGCGGCCGCCGCCGTCACCCTGGCCCTGGGCTGCACGGCCCTCGCCGCCCTGCCCGCGACCGCGGGTGCCGCGGCGGCCGGCGGGCTCGTCGTCCAGTACCGCACGAGCGCGCCCGGTGCCACGGCCGACCAGAGCGAGCCGTGGCTGAAGGTACGCAACACCGGCAGCGCGAGCGTGCCGCTCACCGACGTCAAGGTCCGCTACTACTTCAAGGGTGACTCGGCGTCGGCGGCCTACCGGTTCGCCTGTTCCTGGGCGGTGAAGGGCTGCGCGAACATCACCGGGACCTTCAGGACCCTGCCGAACCCGACCGCCACCGCCGACCGCTACCTGGAGATCGCCTTCACCGCCGGCGCGGGCTCCCTGGCCCCGGGCGCGGACACCGGTGACATGCAGCTGCGCTTCCACCGCTCGGACTGGCAACCGCTCGGGCAGAGCGACGACTACTCCTTCGGGGCCGAGCGGAGCACGTACGGCGACTGGTCCCGGGTCACCGCACAGGTGGGCGGTGTCACGACCTGGGGCGAGGCGCCCGGCGGCAACGGCCCGACCGATCCGACCGACCCTCCCACCGACCCGCCGGCCGGCGGGCCCACCCTGTTCGACGACTTCGACTACACCGGTCACGCGGACCCGAGGATCGCGGCGAACGGCTGGAGTGTCCGCTCCAACTCCGGTGGTCCCGGAGTGCCCGGGGCCGTGTGGGCTCCGGAGAACGTCACCTTCAGCCGTCAGAGCGGCAACTCCGTGATGAACCTGGAGACCTCCACCGCGGGCACAGGCGCCTCGACGGTGCAGACGGAGATCCTCACGCGGTCCATGAAGTTCCGCAACGGCACCTACGCGGCCCGGGTGAAGTTCAGCGACGCCCCGCGGTCGGGCCCGGACGGTGACCACCTCGTCCAGACCTTCTTCACCATCAACGACCTCAAGGCGCCGATGGCGGACGACTACGCGGAGTACGACTTCGAGTACCTGCCCAACGGAGGCTGGGGCGAGCCGGCCGACATCCTCTACACCACCTCGTGGGAGACCTACCGGCCCGACCCGTGGGAGGCCGTCAACCAGCACAGTGAGGCGCGGCAGAGCTACGCCGGGTGGCACGACCTGGTGCTGACCATCGACGACAACGCCATCACGTACTACATCGACGGCCGGAACTTCGGCACGCACGGGGCGGCCTACCTCC from Streptomyces sp. B1I3 includes:
- a CDS encoding beta-N-acetylhexosaminidase, which encodes MPASRPELSLLPRPGKVSPRPGRFVLGQDTSVRALPGAEGAADLLRTLLGPTTGLPLTPSADGRVVLALDPQLGGLGDEGYGLTVGPQALLLRAARPQGLLRGIQTIRQLLPPEALSGGARGMTWELPCVEISDVPRYPWRGAMLDVARHFQPVSYLRRYVDLMALHKLNVLHLHLTDDQGWRMPVDAFPRLTSVGGHRSQSLADGVPHGGAYTRAELRDLVRHARERGVSVVPEIEMPGHVRAALAAYPHLGNHPERRLDVWTRWGVCDTVLGVHEEVFDFCRTVLEEVMDVFPSPYVHIGGEECPTTEWEDSPAARARAAAEGLAGPQELHGWFMGRIGSFLVEHGRRPTGWAESGSELPPEFTVMTWRDPAHARTAARRGHRVVTAHHRATYLDYAQSADPEEPQAQPGAPVPLYAVHANEPVPHDWEPEEASRVLGTQAQLWTEYVTTPDRIEYLTYPRLCALADRAWSGGPGDWPGFVERLRHHTARLDALGVPYRPLTPRSLMTAAAGTAPTPR
- a CDS encoding extracellular solute-binding protein, whose amino-acid sequence is MKYRLLAGVSALVTAAALSSCSSAEDGADEAGGRTAVDVWLMRDSVSAAFQKEFTAGFEATHPDIDVRIQIQEWDGIGQKITAALASNDAPDVIEAGNTQVAQFAGSGGLLDLSDRKDELNGEDWLKGLAEPGSYEGKQYGIPYYAANRVVIYRTDLFEKAGVDAKQITTRERWIDATTKLDKGGTQGIYLPGQLWYALGGFIWDEGGDFATESGGRWKGALDTPEAMRGMAFYARLQALGKGPKDSDEDDPPQAEVMAQGQVAQVISTPGGANVIMENNPALKGKLGFFPIPGKTAGTPGAVFTGGSDLVVPAAAGHPDAALTFIKELTGDAWQKKLAVAMSYVPNRTTLASAVADDPGASAMAVGAANGRATPNTPGWAAVEAENPVKDYMTAVLTGGDTAEEAAKASADITRAMNAGS
- a CDS encoding carbohydrate ABC transporter permease yields the protein MTLPRPRVRRIPLNAAAVVTVVVCLFPVYWMVTTAFKPSRDIQSSEPRIVPRTWTLDHFRRAVQADGFELFWRNSVLVTLGAVLLSLAVALGASFAVARLRWKGRRQFMLLVFVAQMAPWESLIIPIYIISRDTDMLDRLPTLTLVYFMITLPFTIVVLRGFLATIPPELEEAAQVDGCTRTGAFVRVALPLLAPGLMATSLFGFITAWNEFAYANFLIIKQQDNRTLPVWLSSFQNTFGTDWGATMAASTLFALPALVIFLLLQRHVTSGFAAGAVKG
- a CDS encoding carbohydrate ABC transporter permease, with protein sequence MPAVRERHAPRVHRPPKAPPGRRPGRPPRNLWPYALIAPAIGGMLYLLVYPLVRAVVISLQDFRLRQLISGDAEFVGLRNYRTLLSDPRFWEVTGRTFVFMAVGVVLILVISTLVALMTERLGRVGRTVVLCSLVLAWAMPVVAATTVFQWLFHSEFGIVNQLLTALGFRSFDRYPWFANGTASFTILVTLIVWQSVPFAAVTLYSALTTVPAELYESARLDGASGSRIFRSVTFPMLRPIFMLVLSLEVIWTFKAFVQIWVMTRGGPGDATTILPVYAVQTALSSQRYDLGSAASMITVVLMSGVLVLHFRQMFRQEDDLP
- a CDS encoding cellulose binding domain-containing protein encodes the protein MRTFRRSRIRAAAAAAVTLALGCTALAALPATAGAAAAGGLVVQYRTSAPGATADQSEPWLKVRNTGSASVPLTDVKVRYYFKGDSASAAYRFACSWAVKGCANITGTFRTLPNPTATADRYLEIAFTAGAGSLAPGADTGDMQLRFHRSDWQPLGQSDDYSFGAERSTYGDWSRVTAQVGGVTTWGEAPGGNGPTDPTDPPTDPPAGGPTLFDDFDYTGHADPRIAANGWSVRSNSGGPGVPGAVWAPENVTFSRQSGNSVMNLETSTAGTGASTVQTEILTRSMKFRNGTYAARVKFSDAPRSGPDGDHLVQTFFTINDLKAPMADDYAEYDFEYLPNGGWGEPADILYTTSWETYRPDPWEAVNQHSEARQSYAGWHDLVLTIDDNAITYYIDGRNFGTHGAAYLPERPMSINFNQWLIDLAGQSSTTPRSYDQQVDYVLHVKDRVLSPTQVSALVNGYRAAGTTFQDTVPAT